TGTTGCTTGCTAAAAGTaccatgaaaaaaaaagcagaagcaACATCTGAAGACCTGCgctcaatttttcaaaacactgGGAGTGAGTTTCCTGCAGTTGTTTCTGAATCTGTTAGTTTTCCTCAAATTATCCCAAGTCTTCAGAAAAGGAGAAGGCTAAATGAGCCCTCGAACCCAAAATCACCAAAAGAAGCTGCTGAAGTTCTGAATGACAAAGAATGTCATCGCTACGGAGACATTTTCTTAGGATCATTTGCAGAACAGGACAACGTCGCATTGCTGTTTGGGTATATGTTAGTCATTAACAAGGCGAAATCGGCCAAAGTGTGTTTTATTGATGGAACATTCAGGTATATGTGGAAgcattttactttttcaaaaaaaaaattatctagggggctgtccattaattacgtcaacaaacttttggcaatttttacctTCTCCCTCCTCTTTAtaaacaatttgtcaaatttccagaGACATCCACCACCCAGACCCCTCTTTTTTTGagtaatgaaattaaataaagtaaagtaaaatagTTGACGTCAACTTTATTTGACCTCCTACACTCACCtttgtcaacaattgtcaaaaaagttcagaACCCCCTCTATttgttgatgtaattaattGACAGCCCCAAGACGAAAAAATTGATATACTAAAAACGTTAGGTAGAACACTTTTATTTACAGTTGTAATATATAGTTACATTTATTGTACTTCCAGCATGACACCACGCATGGAGGAAAGCAAGTGGTATCAGCTCTTGATATTTTCTGTTGAGTATTCAGCAGTGCTTGAAGATCCAAT
The nucleotide sequence above comes from Hydra vulgaris chromosome 09, alternate assembly HydraT2T_AEP. Encoded proteins:
- the LOC136084488 gene encoding uncharacterized protein LOC136084488 — protein: MPFFYKNELHIHKDKLQVTTVHSCSSRETDFEVLLAKSTMKKKAEATSEDLRSIFQNTGSEFPAVVSESVSFPQIIPSLQKRRRLNEPSNPKSPKEAAEVLNDKECHRYGDIFLGSFAEQDNVALLFGYMLVINKAKSAKVCFIDGTFSMTPRMEESKWYQLLIFSVEYSAVLEDPIPDEDQINFDPDNPHL